Proteins encoded by one window of Pseudomonadota bacterium:
- a CDS encoding S41 family peptidase, with protein MKKIVLVAGLVLALLAPHTTHVDAASSDTYRQLNLFGDVFERVRAEYVEEVTDEELIEAAIRGMLSSLDPHSSYLNPESFGEMQVQTRGEFGGLGIEVTLEDGLVRVVSPIDDTPAFRAGIEAGDLITHLDGEPILGMTLGDAVDRMRGPVNTDIVLTVLREGVEEPLEITITRDIIVIQSVRSRVEDKVGYIRITSFNEQADEGVQEALEEIKAELGDELQGIVLDLRNNPGGLLDQAIAVSDAFLDQGEIVSTRGRRPDSSQRFNARAGDLAEGLPIVVLINGGSASASEIVAGALQDHRRAIIMGTDSFGKGSVQTIIPLPGHGAMRLTTARYYTPSGVSIQAKGIVPDIFVEAAVIDPLEDSLERHEADLRNSLDAEGTDEDVDDAVGEEVLDENIEEEISEEEEALDDSGRSEQAREDYQLNRALDLLEGLYLLQDVVAQNDQ; from the coding sequence ATGAAAAAGATTGTTCTGGTGGCGGGCTTGGTTCTTGCCTTACTGGCGCCCCACACGACCCACGTCGATGCGGCCAGCTCCGACACGTATCGACAGCTTAACCTGTTCGGCGACGTGTTTGAACGCGTGCGCGCCGAATACGTCGAAGAGGTCACCGACGAAGAGCTGATCGAGGCCGCCATTCGCGGCATGTTGAGTTCCCTTGATCCGCATTCCAGCTATCTCAACCCCGAGAGCTTCGGTGAGATGCAGGTCCAGACCCGCGGCGAGTTCGGCGGACTGGGTATCGAGGTCACCCTGGAGGACGGCCTGGTCCGGGTCGTGTCTCCGATCGATGATACGCCGGCCTTCCGCGCCGGCATCGAGGCGGGCGACTTGATCACCCACCTGGATGGCGAGCCGATCCTGGGCATGACCCTGGGCGACGCGGTCGACCGTATGCGTGGTCCCGTCAACACCGACATCGTGTTGACGGTGCTGCGCGAGGGTGTCGAGGAGCCGCTCGAGATCACCATTACCCGCGATATCATCGTCATCCAGTCGGTGCGTTCGCGCGTTGAGGACAAGGTCGGCTATATCCGCATTACCTCCTTCAACGAACAGGCCGATGAAGGCGTTCAAGAGGCTCTCGAAGAGATCAAGGCCGAGCTGGGTGACGAGCTGCAGGGCATTGTCCTGGATCTCCGAAACAATCCCGGTGGCCTGCTGGATCAGGCGATAGCCGTCTCCGATGCCTTCCTGGATCAAGGCGAGATCGTCTCGACCCGTGGCCGTCGGCCGGACAGCTCGCAACGGTTCAACGCCCGCGCCGGCGATCTGGCCGAGGGCTTGCCGATCGTCGTCCTGATCAACGGCGGTTCCGCCTCGGCATCGGAAATTGTGGCCGGCGCCCTGCAGGACCACCGCCGCGCCATCATCATGGGCACGGATTCGTTCGGTAAGGGCTCGGTCCAGACCATCATTCCCCTGCCCGGTCACGGCGCCATGCGCCTGACAACCGCCCGCTACTACACGCCGTCCGGTGTTTCGATCCAGGCCAAGGGCATCGTGCCGGACATTTTTGTCGAGGCGGCCGTCATCGATCCACTTGAAGACAGCCTTGAGCGGCATGAGGCGGATCTTCGCAACTCCCTGGATGCCGAGGGCACCGACGAGGATGTCGATGACGCGGTCGGCGAAGAGGTTCTGGACGAGAACATCGAAGAGGAGATCTCCGAAGAAGAAGAGGCGCTCGACGATTCCGGCCGCTCCGAACAGGCACGTGAGGACTACCAGCTGAACCGTGCCCTCGACCTCCTGGAAGGCCTCTACCTGCTCCAGGACGTGGTCGCCCAGAACGACCAGTGA
- a CDS encoding F0F1 ATP synthase subunit epsilon, with protein MADDKVNFELVSPERLLVSEAFDMVIVPGNEGDFGVLPGHTPMISTVRPGVIDIHDGGKIAHRVFVGGGFAEVTPDRCTVLAEDAAMVDDIDTGDVDRRIEETELDLRDAESDGERARAEARLVVLRAMREAAA; from the coding sequence ATGGCCGACGACAAGGTCAACTTCGAACTGGTCAGCCCGGAGCGCCTGTTGGTCTCCGAAGCCTTCGACATGGTTATCGTGCCTGGTAACGAGGGTGATTTCGGTGTGCTGCCCGGCCATACGCCGATGATCTCAACCGTCAGGCCGGGTGTCATCGACATCCATGATGGCGGCAAAATTGCTCACCGTGTCTTTGTCGGCGGCGGTTTTGCCGAGGTGACGCCCGATCGCTGCACGGTGCTGGCCGAAGACGCCGCCATGGTCGACGACATCGACACCGGCGATGTCGATCGGCGGATCGAGGAAACCGAGCTTGACCTGCGCGACGCCGAAAGCGATGGCGAAAGGGCGCGGGCCGAGGCACGCTTGGTCGTGCTGCGCGCCATGCGGGAAGCCGCCGCGTAA
- the atpA gene encoding F0F1 ATP synthase subunit alpha, whose translation MDIRAAEISSIIKDQIENFGAEAEVAEVGRVLSVGDGIARVYGLDNVQAGEMVEFPGGIQGMALNLETDNVGIVIFGSDQNIVEGDTVKRTGDIVDVPVGKGLLGRVVDALGNPIDGKGPIDSTERSLVEVKAPGIIPRQSVNEPVQTGLKALDALVPVGRGQRELIIGDRQTGKTAVAIDAVLNQKQNFESGDEKKRLYCIYVAVGQKRSTVAQIVKTLTDNGAMDYSVVVAATASDPAPMQFLAPYSGCAIGEYFRDNGMHALVIYDDLSKQAVSYRQMSLLLRRPPGREAYPGDVFYLHSRLLERAAKLNEEHGSGSLTALPVVETQAGDVSAYIPTNVISITDGQIFLESELFYQGIRPAINVGLSVSRVGSAAQVKAMRQVAGSIKLELAQYREMAAFAQFASDLDASTQRLLARGERLTELLKQDQYSPMPVEEQVASIFAGVNGYLDGMPVNDVTRYEQEMLSEIRANGAAILDKIRAEQTISDEIKDQLTAFLDDFANKFAA comes from the coding sequence ATGGATATCCGCGCCGCCGAGATTTCCTCAATCATCAAAGACCAGATCGAGAACTTTGGCGCCGAAGCCGAAGTCGCCGAGGTCGGCCGCGTGCTTTCCGTCGGTGACGGTATCGCCCGCGTCTACGGTCTGGACAACGTGCAGGCCGGCGAAATGGTCGAATTCCCCGGCGGCATTCAGGGCATGGCCTTGAACCTGGAAACCGACAATGTCGGTATCGTTATCTTCGGCAGTGACCAGAACATCGTCGAAGGCGATACGGTCAAGCGTACCGGCGACATCGTTGACGTGCCTGTCGGCAAGGGCCTTCTGGGCCGCGTCGTCGACGCGCTTGGCAACCCGATCGACGGCAAGGGTCCGATCGACAGCACCGAGCGCAGCTTGGTCGAGGTCAAGGCGCCGGGCATTATTCCGCGCCAGTCGGTGAACGAGCCGGTGCAGACCGGCCTGAAGGCGCTGGATGCTCTGGTTCCGGTCGGCCGTGGCCAGCGTGAGCTGATCATTGGCGACCGCCAGACCGGCAAGACCGCTGTTGCCATCGATGCGGTGCTGAACCAGAAGCAGAATTTCGAATCCGGCGACGAGAAGAAGCGTCTCTACTGCATCTATGTCGCCGTCGGTCAGAAGCGCTCGACGGTCGCGCAGATCGTCAAGACGCTGACCGATAACGGCGCGATGGATTACTCGGTCGTGGTCGCCGCGACCGCGTCGGATCCGGCGCCTATGCAGTTCCTGGCGCCCTATTCCGGTTGCGCGATTGGCGAGTACTTCCGTGACAACGGCATGCATGCGCTGGTGATCTATGACGATCTCTCCAAGCAGGCGGTGTCGTATCGCCAGATGTCGCTTCTGCTGCGCCGCCCGCCGGGCCGCGAAGCCTATCCCGGCGACGTTTTCTATCTGCATTCGCGCCTTCTAGAGCGTGCCGCCAAGCTCAACGAAGAGCATGGCTCGGGCTCGCTGACGGCGCTGCCGGTGGTCGAAACCCAGGCCGGTGACGTCTCCGCCTACATTCCGACCAACGTGATCTCGATTACCGATGGTCAGATCTTCCTGGAATCTGAGCTGTTCTATCAGGGCATCCGCCCGGCGATTAACGTCGGTCTGTCGGTCAGCCGTGTCGGTTCGGCCGCCCAGGTGAAGGCGATGCGCCAGGTCGCCGGCTCGATCAAACTGGAGCTTGCGCAGTATCGCGAGATGGCGGCGTTCGCCCAGTTCGCCTCTGACCTCGATGCCTCGACCCAGCGCCTTCTGGCGCGCGGCGAACGTCTGACCGAACTCTTGAAGCAGGACCAGTATTCGCCCATGCCGGTCGAAGAGCAGGTGGCGTCGATCTTCGCTGGCGTGAACGGCTATCTCGACGGCATGCCGGTCAACGATGTGACCCGTTACGAGCAGGAGATGCTGTCGGAGATCCGCGCCAACGGTGCGGCCATCCTGGACAAGATCCGCGCTGAACAGACCATCAGCGATGAAATCAAGGATCAGCTGACGGCCTTCCTTGATGATTTCGCCAACAAGTTTGCCGCTTGA
- the fsa gene encoding fructose-6-phosphate aldolase, with protein sequence MKFFVDTADVAEIRDLADTGLLDGVTTNPSLIAKSGGDFVEVLREICSVVAGPVSAEVTATDADGMVAEGKKLARVADNITIKVPLTWDGLKACRAITQHGTKVNVTLCFSANQALLAAKAGATFISPFVGRLDDIGHDGMELIAEIKTIYDNYAHLDTEILVASIRSPMHVKQAAMIGADVATVPPDVLRKLASHSLTDKGLAAFLADWQKTGQAIL encoded by the coding sequence ATGAAGTTCTTTGTTGATACAGCCGATGTGGCGGAGATCCGCGATCTCGCCGATACCGGTCTTCTGGACGGTGTAACGACCAATCCTTCGCTTATCGCCAAATCGGGCGGCGATTTCGTGGAGGTTCTGAGAGAAATCTGTTCGGTCGTCGCCGGACCGGTGAGTGCGGAAGTCACCGCGACCGATGCCGACGGCATGGTGGCCGAAGGCAAAAAGCTTGCCCGGGTCGCCGACAACATCACCATCAAGGTACCGCTGACCTGGGACGGTCTGAAAGCCTGTCGGGCGATTACCCAGCACGGCACCAAGGTTAACGTGACGCTTTGTTTTTCCGCCAACCAGGCGCTCCTGGCAGCCAAGGCCGGGGCGACGTTCATCTCGCCCTTCGTCGGGCGCCTGGACGATATCGGCCATGACGGCATGGAGTTGATCGCCGAGATCAAGACCATCTACGACAACTACGCGCATCTCGACACGGAAATCCTTGTCGCCTCAATCCGGTCACCGATGCATGTCAAACAGGCGGCCATGATCGGCGCCGACGTTGCAACGGTCCCGCCGGACGTGTTGCGCAAGCTGGCCAGCCACAGCCTGACCGACAAGGGCCTCGCGGCCTTCCTGGCTGACTGGCAGAAGACCGGCCAAGCCATCTTGTAG
- a CDS encoding peptidoglycan DD-metalloendopeptidase family protein has translation MRETSRIAIAAAAGALATVFVLPVILADDTEGDAGLRLESVERELDETRQAREALGEEAAAIADELDDLRQAMLATAARIREHETSAEELSATLISLNAELDDQRAAFDARRDQLALVLSALQRIARQPADMLIALPRSPTDTHRTAMLLASITPYLDEQAALIARDIATLNALKLRIAEQTDELEAVRASAREQHDVVAGLVARKEEILSGLQTEQAALTARNEALTVEAGNLRDLLRQLAEQAAAERAEGASPESVAAAGAIATMTFTSAQGNLPLPVRGDIVTDFNAAIEDGARSEGIVIATASGAQVVTPYDGRIVYSGVFGHYGLMLIIAHGEGYHTVLAGFSRVDAVLGQWLLAGEPVGVMAEGVDNPQRLYVEFRRNGEPINPLPWLAAGDNKVNG, from the coding sequence GTGCGGGAGACTAGCCGGATCGCTATAGCTGCTGCAGCGGGTGCCCTCGCCACCGTCTTTGTTCTGCCGGTCATCCTGGCGGACGATACCGAGGGCGACGCCGGTTTGCGGCTGGAGTCCGTCGAACGGGAGCTCGACGAAACCCGGCAGGCGCGCGAGGCGCTGGGCGAGGAAGCCGCGGCGATCGCGGACGAGCTGGACGACCTGCGCCAAGCCATGCTGGCGACGGCCGCACGGATCCGCGAGCATGAGACGTCAGCGGAAGAGCTGAGCGCCACACTGATCAGCCTGAACGCGGAACTCGACGACCAGCGCGCCGCTTTCGATGCGCGGCGCGATCAGTTGGCGCTGGTGTTATCGGCCTTGCAGCGGATCGCGCGCCAACCCGCCGATATGCTGATCGCCTTGCCGCGCTCCCCGACCGATACCCATCGCACCGCGATGCTGCTGGCATCGATCACACCTTATCTGGACGAACAGGCCGCACTGATTGCACGTGACATCGCGACCCTGAACGCGCTGAAACTGCGCATCGCCGAGCAGACCGATGAGTTGGAGGCGGTCCGTGCCAGCGCACGCGAACAGCACGACGTCGTCGCCGGCCTGGTCGCGCGCAAGGAGGAGATTCTGTCGGGCCTGCAGACCGAACAGGCCGCGCTCACCGCGCGTAACGAAGCGCTGACGGTCGAGGCCGGCAACCTGCGCGATCTGCTGCGCCAACTGGCCGAACAGGCGGCCGCCGAGCGGGCCGAAGGCGCCAGCCCCGAAAGCGTCGCCGCGGCCGGCGCGATCGCGACCATGACGTTTACCTCAGCCCAGGGCAATCTGCCGCTTCCTGTGCGGGGCGATATCGTGACCGATTTCAACGCCGCCATCGAGGATGGCGCGCGCAGCGAGGGCATTGTCATCGCGACCGCCAGCGGTGCGCAGGTGGTGACGCCCTATGACGGCCGAATCGTGTATTCCGGCGTTTTTGGGCACTACGGGCTAATGTTGATCATCGCGCATGGCGAGGGATACCATACGGTGTTGGCTGGCTTTTCGCGTGTAGATGCCGTACTGGGCCAGTGGCTATTGGCCGGTGAACCCGTTGGGGTCATGGCGGAGGGGGTCGATAACCCTCAACGCCTGTATGTCGAATTTCGACGCAATGGTGAACCTATTAATCCGCTGCCGTGGCTTGCGGCTGGCGACAACAAGGTGAATGGATGA
- a CDS encoding RNA pyrophosphohydrolase yields MSTVDLPYRRCAGVVLIDRAGLVFAGSRIDGMGWQMPQGGIDEGEAPRDAALRELLEEIGTNKGDIIAETADWLTYDLPDHLIGKALKGRYRGQTQKWFAMRFTGSDDDIDVKGVDDPEFDGWTWMRAADMTAQIIAFKRDVYRQVFDEFGDLLT; encoded by the coding sequence TTGTCGACGGTTGACTTACCCTATAGACGTTGCGCCGGCGTGGTCCTGATCGACCGCGCCGGTCTCGTTTTTGCTGGCAGCCGTATTGACGGCATGGGCTGGCAGATGCCCCAGGGCGGCATCGACGAGGGCGAGGCGCCACGCGATGCCGCCTTGCGCGAACTGCTTGAGGAAATCGGCACCAACAAGGGCGACATCATCGCCGAGACGGCGGACTGGCTCACCTACGACCTACCCGACCACCTGATCGGCAAGGCGTTGAAGGGCCGCTACCGCGGCCAGACCCAAAAGTGGTTCGCCATGCGGTTCACCGGTTCCGACGACGACATCGACGTTAAGGGGGTGGACGACCCCGAATTTGATGGCTGGACGTGGATGCGTGCCGCGGACATGACGGCGCAGATCATCGCGTTCAAGCGCGATGTCTATCGCCAAGTCTTCGACGAGTTCGGTGATCTGCTGACCTGA
- a CDS encoding F0F1 ATP synthase subunit delta, translated as MATDDSVVTGLSGRYATALFDLADESKVLDEVAGDLRSLQAALDESEDLARLVRSPIVSRDEQGRAMAAVVEAMGLGELTRRTVGLLAQKRRLFALSDIIRDYTKLLAAHRGETTAEVTSARALSEGELNKLTATLKNVVGRDVAVEARVDPDLLGGLVVRIGSRMLDSSIRTKLQRLEIAMKGAG; from the coding sequence GTGGCCACCGACGACAGTGTTGTAACCGGCCTTTCGGGCCGCTACGCGACCGCTTTGTTCGACCTTGCCGACGAAAGCAAGGTGCTGGACGAGGTCGCCGGCGACTTGCGTTCGCTACAGGCCGCCCTGGATGAATCAGAGGATCTGGCGCGCCTTGTCCGCAGCCCGATCGTCTCCCGTGATGAGCAGGGCCGCGCCATGGCGGCGGTGGTCGAGGCCATGGGTCTCGGCGAACTGACGCGCCGGACTGTCGGTCTGCTGGCTCAGAAACGTCGGCTCTTCGCGCTCAGCGACATTATTCGTGACTACACCAAGCTTCTGGCCGCCCACCGCGGCGAGACGACCGCCGAGGTCACCTCGGCACGCGCCCTGTCTGAGGGCGAACTGAACAAACTCACCGCCACCTTGAAGAACGTGGTTGGGCGCGATGTTGCCGTGGAGGCCCGCGTCGATCCTGATCTCCTGGGTGGTCTGGTGGTTCGAATTGGCTCGCGGATGTTGGACAGCTCCATCCGTACCAAACTGCAACGGCTTGAAATTGCTATGAAGGGGGCTGGCTGA
- a CDS encoding F0F1 ATP synthase subunit gamma, with product MANLKALRMRINSVRSTRKITSAMKMVAAAKLRRAQEGAEAARPYAERMERMMGSLAAGFAGRDDAPKLLAGTGSDNVHLIVVVTSDRGLCGGFNSNINRAVRNRIDELRRDGKEVKLLCVGRKGKDALRRDHSDMIVDSIEGIDKGGLGFDKAAELSERIFEMYEAGEFDVCTVIYNRFKSVIAQVVTWQQLVPFGGGDEDESGEVDISDDMGGAVYEFEPDEAEILEVLMPQNMGVQMYRSLLESQASEHAARMTAMDNATRNAGEMIERLNLEYNRTRQAAITREIIEIVSGAEAL from the coding sequence ATGGCGAATCTCAAGGCATTGCGTATGCGGATCAACTCGGTCCGCTCGACACGCAAGATCACCAGCGCCATGAAGATGGTCGCCGCGGCCAAGCTGCGGCGTGCTCAGGAAGGCGCTGAAGCGGCGCGTCCTTACGCCGAGCGCATGGAACGCATGATGGGCTCGCTGGCCGCCGGATTTGCCGGCCGCGACGATGCGCCCAAGTTGCTTGCCGGTACCGGCAGCGACAACGTGCATCTGATCGTTGTCGTGACGTCAGACCGTGGACTGTGCGGTGGCTTCAACTCCAACATTAACCGCGCTGTGCGCAATCGGATCGATGAGCTGCGCAGGGACGGTAAAGAGGTCAAGCTGCTCTGTGTCGGGCGCAAGGGCAAGGATGCGCTGCGCCGCGATCACAGCGACATGATCGTTGATTCGATCGAGGGTATCGACAAGGGCGGACTGGGCTTCGACAAGGCTGCCGAGCTTTCCGAGCGCATCTTCGAGATGTATGAAGCCGGCGAATTCGACGTCTGCACGGTCATCTACAACCGCTTCAAGTCGGTGATCGCCCAGGTCGTGACCTGGCAGCAGTTGGTGCCGTTCGGCGGTGGCGATGAAGACGAGAGCGGCGAGGTCGATATCAGCGACGACATGGGCGGCGCCGTCTATGAGTTCGAGCCCGATGAGGCGGAGATCCTTGAGGTTCTGATGCCCCAGAACATGGGCGTTCAGATGTACCGCTCGCTCTTGGAAAGCCAGGCATCGGAGCACGCCGCGCGCATGACCGCCATGGACAACGCGACCCGCAACGCGGGCGAAATGATCGAACGCCTGAACCTGGAGTACAATCGTACCCGTCAGGCCGCGATCACCAGGGAAATTATCGAAATCGTGTCGGGCGCCGAAGCGCTCTAG
- a CDS encoding primosomal protein N' — protein sequence MLPGDAITRPDDVGSDSVGVLLPLPIHALYDYLVPEDVDVVPGSYVMVPLGGRSVLGVVWGEPLGDVAPEKLKAILEVKPAPPLSPILRDFVEWVARYTVNSPGAVLRMVLRVSEALDPPRPRLAYRRAGDLPPRMTPARQRVVNLLRDAPPLEKADIVREAGVGSSVIKGLVETGTVEIVELPAAPRLPLPDPEAQGPVLSDDQAVAADELTMQVKRGGFATTLLEGVTGSGKTEVYFEAVAEALRHDKQVLVLLPEIALSAQFLRRFAERFGAEPVVWHSDVPRKKRRDAWRAVADGSARVIVGARSALFLPFAKLGLIVVDEEHDGSFKQEDGVCYNARDMAVVRGRLEDLPVVLCSATPSMETLVNVELGRYGGLMLAERHGGATLPDVTAVDMRSAGTERGHWLSPPLIDAIQTALDAGEQGLLFLNRRGYAPLTLCRTCGHRFACPNCSAWLVEHRHYGRLQCHHCGFSGPIPDSCPVCSSTDSLVACGPGVERLLEEVEHRFPDCRTEVMSSDTLVGPDATQEMIARFEAREIDLLIGTQVAAKGHHFPMLTVVGVVDADLGLEGGDLRAMERTWQLLHQVAGRAGRAEHPGRVLLQTYDPENPVLTALASDDREGFLGYLKEQRRAAGMPPFGRLAGIILSGTREADVRSLARELARHGPRGDGIQTLGPAPAPLALLRGRYRWRLLVHARRDVDLQGAIRAWLKPVKLRGTMRLQVDIDPYSFF from the coding sequence ATGCTGCCCGGTGACGCCATAACACGCCCGGATGATGTCGGCAGCGACAGTGTCGGTGTGCTGCTGCCGCTGCCCATTCACGCGCTCTATGACTATCTGGTGCCCGAAGACGTTGATGTTGTTCCGGGCAGCTACGTCATGGTGCCGCTTGGCGGGCGCAGCGTTCTGGGCGTTGTGTGGGGTGAGCCTCTGGGCGACGTCGCGCCGGAAAAGTTGAAAGCGATCCTTGAAGTGAAGCCGGCGCCGCCGTTGTCGCCGATCTTGCGCGACTTTGTGGAGTGGGTCGCCCGCTACACCGTGAATTCCCCGGGTGCCGTTCTGCGCATGGTGCTTCGCGTCAGCGAGGCGCTCGATCCGCCGCGCCCGCGGCTGGCCTATCGACGGGCCGGAGACCTGCCGCCGCGCATGACGCCGGCCAGGCAACGGGTCGTCAACTTGCTGCGGGACGCACCGCCGTTGGAAAAAGCCGACATCGTGCGCGAAGCCGGTGTCGGCTCGTCTGTCATCAAGGGACTGGTCGAAACGGGCACTGTCGAGATCGTCGAGCTTCCTGCGGCACCCCGTCTTCCGCTGCCGGATCCCGAGGCGCAAGGACCGGTGTTGTCCGACGACCAGGCGGTCGCTGCCGACGAACTGACCATGCAGGTGAAGCGCGGAGGTTTCGCGACGACGCTTCTGGAAGGCGTCACCGGATCGGGCAAAACCGAGGTTTACTTCGAAGCGGTCGCCGAGGCGCTACGCCATGACAAACAGGTCCTCGTGCTGTTGCCGGAGATCGCGCTTTCGGCGCAGTTCCTGCGCCGTTTTGCCGAACGGTTCGGCGCCGAACCGGTGGTCTGGCATTCCGACGTGCCGCGCAAGAAACGGCGTGATGCCTGGCGCGCCGTCGCCGACGGCAGCGCCCGTGTCATCGTCGGCGCGCGTTCGGCCCTCTTCCTGCCATTCGCCAAGCTGGGCCTTATTGTCGTCGACGAGGAACACGACGGTTCGTTCAAGCAGGAGGACGGCGTCTGCTACAACGCCCGCGACATGGCGGTTGTCAGGGGCCGTCTGGAGGACCTTCCGGTCGTCCTGTGTTCGGCGACGCCGTCGATGGAGACTCTGGTCAACGTGGAGCTTGGCCGGTACGGCGGTTTAATGCTGGCTGAGCGCCATGGCGGGGCGACCCTGCCGGATGTCACTGCCGTCGACATGCGCAGCGCCGGGACCGAGCGAGGCCACTGGCTGTCGCCGCCCTTGATTGACGCCATACAGACGGCACTGGATGCAGGCGAGCAGGGGCTGTTGTTCCTCAACCGCCGGGGATACGCGCCGCTTACCCTGTGTCGCACCTGCGGTCATCGCTTCGCCTGTCCCAATTGTTCGGCCTGGCTCGTTGAACACCGCCATTACGGGCGCTTGCAGTGCCACCACTGCGGTTTCAGCGGTCCGATACCCGATAGCTGCCCAGTTTGCTCCAGTACCGACAGCCTGGTCGCCTGCGGGCCCGGCGTTGAGCGTCTGCTGGAGGAAGTCGAGCATCGCTTTCCTGACTGCCGTACGGAGGTCATGTCGTCGGACACGCTGGTTGGGCCGGACGCGACCCAGGAGATGATCGCCCGGTTCGAGGCGCGCGAGATCGACCTGTTGATCGGTACCCAGGTCGCCGCCAAGGGCCATCACTTTCCGATGTTGACGGTGGTCGGCGTGGTCGATGCGGACCTGGGGCTAGAAGGCGGTGATCTGCGCGCCATGGAGCGCACCTGGCAGCTTCTGCACCAGGTCGCCGGACGGGCAGGGCGGGCCGAGCATCCGGGCCGGGTCCTGCTGCAGACCTATGATCCCGAAAACCCGGTCCTGACCGCCCTGGCATCAGACGATCGCGAGGGTTTCCTGGGTTACCTGAAGGAACAACGCCGCGCCGCCGGCATGCCGCCCTTCGGCCGACTGGCCGGCATCATCCTGTCCGGCACACGCGAGGCGGATGTCCGCAGCCTTGCCCGCGAGCTCGCCCGGCACGGGCCGCGTGGCGACGGGATCCAGACGCTCGGTCCGGCACCGGCACCGCTTGCCCTGCTCAGAGGGCGCTATCGCTGGCGGCTTCTGGTTCATGCCCGCCGGGATGTCGACTTGCAAGGCGCCATCCGGGCCTGGCTGAAGCCAGTGAAGCTGCGCGGCACCATGAGGTTGCAGGTTGATATCGATCCCTACAGCTTCTTCTAG
- the atpD gene encoding F0F1 ATP synthase subunit beta, whose product MSNSVGKVTQVMGAVVDVRFEAELPHILNAIETENQGKRLVLEVAQHLGENTVRTIAMDATEGLVRGQEVRDTGAPISVPVGPKTLGRILNVVGDPIDERGPVDTSDTLPIHREAPVLTDQSTEAEVLVTGIKVVDLLEPYAKGGKIGLFGGAGVGKTVIIMELINNIAKGHGGYSVFAGVGERTREGNDLYHEMIESGVIDLEGDQSKCALVYGQMNEPPGARARVGLSGLTLAEYFRDAEGQDVLLFVDNIFRFTQAGSEVSALLGRIPSAVGYQPTLATEMGALQERITSTNKGSITSVQAIYVPADDLTDPAPATSFSHLDATTVLSRQIAELGIYPAVDPLDSTSRILDPRVIGNEHYDVARSVQEVLQRYKSLQDIIAILGMDELSEEDRLVVARARKIQRFLSQPFHVAEVFTGSPGVYVELEDTIKGFKAIVAGEYDDLPEQAFYMVGKIEDAVEKAKRLAAEAA is encoded by the coding sequence ATGAGCAATTCAGTCGGCAAGGTTACGCAGGTGATGGGCGCCGTCGTGGACGTGCGCTTCGAGGCCGAGCTGCCGCATATCTTGAACGCGATTGAGACCGAGAACCAAGGCAAGCGCCTGGTCCTGGAAGTCGCGCAGCATCTGGGCGAGAACACGGTCCGCACCATCGCCATGGACGCGACCGAGGGTCTGGTGCGCGGCCAGGAGGTGCGCGATACCGGCGCGCCGATCTCGGTGCCGGTCGGTCCGAAGACGCTTGGCCGAATCCTGAATGTTGTCGGCGATCCGATCGACGAACGCGGACCGGTCGACACGTCCGATACTCTGCCGATCCACCGCGAGGCGCCGGTCCTGACCGATCAGTCGACGGAAGCCGAGGTGCTGGTCACCGGCATCAAGGTTGTCGACCTGTTGGAGCCCTACGCCAAGGGCGGCAAAATTGGCCTGTTTGGCGGCGCCGGCGTCGGCAAGACCGTCATCATCATGGAACTGATCAACAACATCGCCAAGGGTCACGGCGGTTACTCGGTGTTCGCCGGCGTCGGCGAGCGCACGCGTGAAGGCAACGACCTCTATCACGAGATGATCGAGTCGGGCGTTATCGACCTGGAAGGCGATCAGTCCAAATGCGCGCTGGTCTATGGCCAGATGAACGAGCCTCCGGGCGCCCGCGCGCGCGTTGGCCTGAGTGGCCTGACGCTGGCCGAATACTTCCGCGACGCGGAAGGCCAGGACGTGCTGCTGTTCGTCGACAACATCTTCCGTTTTACCCAGGCGGGCTCCGAGGTGTCGGCGCTGCTCGGCCGTATCCCCAGCGCGGTCGGTTACCAGCCGACGCTGGCGACCGAGATGGGCGCGCTGCAGGAGCGCATTACCTCGACCAACAAGGGCTCGATCACGTCGGTCCAGGCCATTTACGTCCCGGCCGACGACTTGACCGACCCGGCGCCGGCGACGTCGTTCTCGCATCTGGACGCCACGACCGTGTTGTCGCGTCAGATTGCTGAGCTCGGCATTTACCCGGCGGTCGACCCGCTTGACTCCACGTCGCGTATTCTCGATCCGCGCGTCATCGGCAACGAGCACTATGACGTCGCCCGTTCGGTGCAGGAGGTTCTGCAGCGCTACAAGTCGCTCCAGGACATCATCGCCATTCTGGGCATGGACGAGCTCTCGGAGGAAGACCGCCTGGTTGTCGCGCGCGCGCGCAAGATCCAGCGCTTCCTGTCCCAGCCATTCCACGTTGCCGAGGTCTTCACCGGTTCGCCGGGCGTCTATGTCGAGCTGGAAGACACCATCAAGGGCTTCAAGGCGATTGTCGCCGGCGAGTACGATGACCTGCCGGAGCAGGCGTTCTACATGGTCGGCAAGATCGAGGACGCGGTCGAAAAGGCCAAGCGCCTCGCCGCCGAAGCGGCTTAA